The following DNA comes from Candidatus Thermoplasmatota archaeon.
TGATGAAAAGAGAGATTTTTAAGATCGAGGGTGACAAGATTATTCGTCTTCGGCGTCATTGCCCGAAATGTGGTAGCGGCGTTTTTCTCGCAGAACATAAAAACCGTCTTAGCTGTGGAACCTGTGGGTACACTGAGTATAAGAGCGGTGGAAATAAACAACCTGAGAAACCTGTTTCATCTTAAAAAAAGCCATCGCTTTCTGAGAAAAAACCTGAGAAACAGAAAACAGAAGAAAACAAACAATAAAATTGTGTTTTTGTTTAACCCTTTTTTTAATCAAATTTTTTATGAGCCTGAAGCATATTCATTGTCTTAGTGATGGGTCTGTAGTGTAGCTGGATATCACAGAGGCCTCCGGAGCCTCTAACCCGGGTTCAAATCCCGGCAGATCCGTTTTTTCTTGGTTTTGATATTTTTACAAAATGTGATTCTTTCAACAAAATTTTATATAATAGGTCTAACAAAAAGTGATATTGTGGATGGTGG
Coding sequences within:
- a CDS encoding 30S ribosomal protein S27ae — encoded protein: MMKREIFKIEGDKIIRLRRHCPKCGSGVFLAEHKNRLSCGTCGYTEYKSGGNKQPEKPVSS